One genomic segment of Streptomyces niveus includes these proteins:
- a CDS encoding carboxyl transferase domain-containing protein, translating into MQQAPVLASAADPASEGWRANEAAHQELSGALRARLAAARLGGGEKSRARHVARGKLLPRDRVDTLLDPGSPFLELAPLAAEDMYGGQAPAAGVIAGIGRVSGREVVVVANDATVKGGTYYPMTVKKHLRAQEVALENRLPCVYLVDSGGAFLPMQDEVFPDRDHFGRIFYNQARMSGAGIPQIAAVLGSCTAGGAYVPAMSDEAVIVRGQGTIFLGGPPLVKAATGEVVTAEELGGGEVHSRTSGVTDHLAEDDAHALRIVRTIVSTLPERGALPWKVEPAEEPKVDPAGLYGAVPVDSRTPYDVREVIARLVDGSRFAEFKSEFGTTLVTGFARIHGHPVGIVANNGILFSESAQKGAHFIELCDQRGIPLLFLQNISGFMVGRSYEAGGIAKHGAKMVTAVACARVPKLTVVVGGSYGAGNYSMCGRAYSPRFLWMWPNAKISVMGGEQAASVLATVKRDQIEGRGEQWAPEEEEAFKDPVRAQYEAQGNAYYATARLWDDGVIDPLETRQVVGLALTACANSPLPQKDSTAPGFGVFRM; encoded by the coding sequence ATGCAGCAGGCACCCGTGCTGGCGAGCGCCGCGGACCCGGCGTCCGAGGGCTGGCGCGCCAACGAGGCGGCGCATCAGGAGCTCTCCGGCGCTCTGCGCGCCCGGCTCGCCGCGGCCCGGCTCGGCGGGGGTGAGAAGTCCCGCGCCCGGCACGTGGCGCGCGGCAAGCTGCTGCCCCGCGACCGGGTGGACACCCTGCTGGACCCGGGCTCGCCCTTCCTGGAGCTGGCCCCGCTGGCGGCGGAGGACATGTACGGCGGCCAGGCGCCGGCGGCCGGGGTGATCGCCGGGATCGGCCGGGTCAGCGGCCGTGAGGTGGTCGTGGTCGCCAACGACGCCACGGTCAAGGGCGGCACGTATTACCCGATGACGGTGAAGAAGCATCTGCGCGCCCAGGAGGTCGCGCTGGAGAACAGACTGCCGTGCGTCTATCTCGTGGACTCGGGCGGCGCCTTCCTGCCGATGCAGGACGAGGTCTTCCCCGACCGTGACCACTTCGGCCGGATCTTCTACAACCAGGCGCGGATGTCCGGCGCCGGCATCCCGCAGATCGCGGCCGTCCTCGGCTCCTGCACGGCGGGCGGCGCGTACGTCCCCGCGATGAGCGACGAGGCCGTGATCGTCCGCGGCCAGGGCACGATCTTCCTGGGCGGCCCGCCCCTGGTGAAGGCGGCGACCGGCGAGGTCGTCACCGCCGAGGAGCTGGGCGGTGGCGAGGTCCACTCCCGTACGTCGGGGGTCACGGACCATCTCGCCGAGGACGACGCGCACGCGCTGCGGATCGTCCGCACGATCGTCTCGACGCTCCCCGAGCGCGGCGCGCTGCCGTGGAAGGTCGAGCCGGCGGAGGAGCCGAAGGTCGACCCCGCGGGGCTGTACGGGGCGGTGCCGGTCGACTCGCGCACGCCGTACGACGTCCGCGAGGTCATCGCCCGGCTGGTGGACGGCTCGCGGTTCGCGGAGTTCAAGTCCGAGTTCGGTACGACGCTGGTGACGGGCTTCGCCCGGATCCACGGCCACCCGGTGGGGATCGTCGCCAACAACGGCATCCTGTTCTCCGAATCGGCCCAGAAGGGCGCGCACTTCATCGAGCTGTGCGATCAGCGCGGCATCCCGCTGCTCTTCCTCCAGAACATCTCGGGCTTCATGGTCGGCCGCAGCTACGAGGCGGGCGGCATCGCCAAGCACGGCGCGAAGATGGTGACGGCCGTGGCGTGCGCGCGCGTGCCCAAGCTGACGGTCGTGGTCGGCGGTTCGTACGGCGCGGGGAACTACTCGATGTGCGGCCGGGCCTACTCCCCCCGCTTCCTGTGGATGTGGCCCAACGCCAAGATCTCCGTCATGGGCGGCGAGCAGGCCGCCTCGGTGCTGGCGACGGTCAAGCGCGACCAGATCGAGGGCCGCGGCGAACAGTGGGCACCGGAGGAGGAAGAGGCGTTCAAGGACCCGGTGCGCGCCCAGTACGAGGCGCAGGGCAACGCCTACTACGCGACGGCGCGGCTCTGGGACGACGGGGTGATCGACCCGCTGGAGACCCGTCAGGTGGTGGGTCTGGCGCTGACGGCCTGCGCCAACTCCCCGCTTCCCCAGAAGGACAGCACCGCCCCCGGCTTCGGCGTCTTCCGGATGTGA
- a CDS encoding TetR/AcrR family transcriptional regulator encodes MGTRTAAPTRREQILNEAARLFAERGFHGVGVDEIGAAVGISGPGLYRHFAGKDAMLAELLVGISGRLLDGGRKRVAASTGDPAAVLASLIDGHIDFALDDRPLITLHDRELDRLRDSDRKLVRQLQRQYVELWVGVVREIHRDVPEPVARGAVHAVFGLLNSTPHLSPDGRGTPRRAVAETLLRRLAHGAFAALGEEDGAPPS; translated from the coding sequence ATGGGCACCAGGACCGCGGCACCGACGCGCCGCGAGCAGATCCTCAACGAGGCCGCCAGGCTCTTCGCCGAGCGCGGCTTCCACGGCGTGGGCGTCGACGAGATAGGGGCGGCCGTCGGCATCAGCGGGCCGGGCCTGTACCGCCATTTCGCGGGCAAGGACGCCATGCTCGCCGAGCTGCTCGTCGGCATCAGCGGCCGGCTCCTCGACGGCGGCAGGAAGCGGGTGGCGGCCTCGACCGGTGACCCGGCGGCCGTGCTCGCCTCGCTGATCGACGGCCATATCGACTTCGCACTGGACGACCGCCCGCTGATCACGCTGCACGACCGCGAACTGGACCGGCTGCGGGACAGCGACCGCAAACTCGTACGGCAGCTCCAGCGGCAGTACGTGGAGCTGTGGGTCGGCGTCGTCCGCGAGATCCACCGGGACGTTCCCGAGCCGGTCGCGCGCGGCGCCGTGCACGCCGTCTTCGGCCTGCTGAACTCGACACCGCACCTGAGCCCCGACGGCCGCGGCACACCCCGGCGGGCGGTGGCGGAAACGCTCCTGCGCCGTCTGGCGCACGGCGCGTTCGCCGCCCTCGGTGAAGAGGACGGCGCGCCGCCTTCCTGA
- a CDS encoding peroxiredoxin, whose amino-acid sequence MPASPGPGRPVENFTLPGGVLDGEDTFVRREYRLDERRGTPLVLAFYPGDDTSVCTRQLCSYSSGLETFTELGAEVWGISPQDVDSHEAFARRYGLRIPLLADTDRTVARAFGIAAPGIGLRRAVFLIAPDGTLHWKHVSLLGATFQPVQTLARELAALKA is encoded by the coding sequence GTGCCAGCATCACCCGGTCCCGGCCGCCCCGTGGAGAACTTCACCCTGCCCGGCGGGGTGCTCGACGGGGAGGACACCTTCGTAAGGAGGGAGTACCGCCTCGACGAGCGCCGGGGCACTCCCCTGGTCCTCGCCTTCTACCCGGGTGACGACACCAGCGTCTGCACCAGGCAGCTGTGCTCGTACTCCAGCGGCCTGGAGACGTTCACCGAGCTGGGGGCCGAGGTCTGGGGCATCAGCCCGCAGGACGTCGACAGCCACGAGGCGTTCGCCCGCAGGTACGGCCTGCGGATCCCGCTGCTCGCCGACACCGACCGTACGGTGGCGCGGGCGTTCGGGATCGCCGCCCCCGGGATCGGACTGCGCCGCGCGGTCTTCCTGATCGCGCCGGACGGCACGCTGCACTGGAAGCATGTGTCGCTGCTCGGCGCGACGTTCCAGCCGGTTCAGACCCTGGCCAGGGAGCTGGCCGCGCTGAAGGCCTGA
- a CDS encoding phosphatase: MPIPSREALVDHLVRTRIAGDVATPRDNNLSHYRKLANGDRHFWLGLELGDRWTDEQDVLAVMAERCGVNDDPEHRHGQDTIDPELTVDALGRMATRLRKAAEGRERVLFATGHPGGLLDVHRQTADALRLAGCEIVRIPGGLMADEGMVFQFAGVAMLERGATLWHTHSPEPMRAILDGLEREGRPQPDLVLADHGWAGCAGQRGLDSIGYADCNDPALFIGEAEGTLQVTVPLDDHVTDPRFYDPMTEYLLNEAGLTNTV; encoded by the coding sequence ATGCCGATACCCAGCCGCGAAGCTCTCGTCGACCACCTCGTCCGTACGCGTATCGCCGGAGACGTGGCCACTCCCAGGGACAACAACCTCTCCCACTATCGCAAGCTCGCCAACGGCGACCGCCACTTCTGGCTGGGCCTGGAGCTCGGCGACCGCTGGACCGACGAGCAGGACGTGCTCGCCGTGATGGCGGAGCGGTGCGGAGTCAACGACGATCCGGAGCACCGGCACGGCCAGGACACCATCGACCCCGAGCTGACCGTCGACGCCCTGGGGCGGATGGCGACGCGGCTGCGCAAGGCGGCGGAGGGCCGGGAGCGGGTCCTGTTCGCCACGGGTCACCCCGGCGGGCTGCTGGACGTGCACCGGCAGACTGCGGACGCGCTGCGGCTGGCGGGCTGCGAGATCGTCCGGATCCCCGGCGGGCTCATGGCCGACGAGGGCATGGTCTTCCAGTTCGCCGGTGTCGCGATGCTGGAGCGCGGGGCCACGCTCTGGCACACCCACTCGCCCGAGCCGATGCGGGCCATCCTGGACGGCCTGGAGCGCGAGGGCAGACCACAGCCCGACCTGGTGCTCGCCGACCACGGTTGGGCGGGCTGCGCGGGCCAGCGGGGACTCGACTCGATCGGCTACGCGGACTGCAACGACCCGGCCCTGTTCATCGGCGAGGCGGAGGGCACCCTCCAGGTGACGGTCCCGCTCGACGACCACGTGACCGACCCCCGCTTCTACGACCCGATGACGGAGTACCTGCTGAACGAGGCGGGTCTCACGAACACCGTCTGA
- a CDS encoding acyl-CoA thioesterase yields the protein MNALESLLDLLDLERIDEDIFRGLSRPAAIPRVYGGQVAAQALVAAGRTVPADRPAHSLHSYFLRAGDPGAPIVYTVDRIRDGRSFTTRRVVAVQHGRPIFHLSASFQTYEEGLEHQSGMPPAPDPESLPTARELLPRYADRFVDPSVADRLLEARAAVDLRYVDAPPYATAGEPREARSQVWFRTVGKLADDPLLHVCMATYVSDMTLLDSVLLAHGRGGWATGDIVGASLDHAMWFHRPFRADEWLLYDQTSPSASGGRGLGQARIYTQDGRLAISVIQEGVMRVPRGRD from the coding sequence GTGAACGCACTGGAGTCCCTCCTCGATCTGCTCGACCTGGAGCGGATCGACGAGGACATCTTCCGCGGCCTCAGCCGCCCGGCGGCGATCCCCCGTGTGTACGGAGGCCAGGTCGCCGCGCAGGCCCTGGTGGCCGCGGGCCGTACCGTCCCCGCCGACCGCCCGGCGCACTCCCTGCACTCGTACTTCCTGCGGGCGGGCGATCCGGGCGCGCCGATCGTCTACACGGTCGACCGAATCCGCGACGGCCGGTCCTTCACCACACGCCGGGTCGTGGCCGTCCAGCACGGCCGGCCGATCTTCCACCTGTCGGCGTCCTTCCAGACGTACGAGGAGGGCCTGGAGCACCAGAGCGGGATGCCGCCGGCGCCGGATCCCGAAAGCCTGCCGACGGCGCGGGAGTTGCTGCCGAGGTACGCGGACCGGTTCGTCGACCCGTCGGTGGCCGACCGGCTGCTGGAGGCGCGGGCGGCGGTGGATCTGCGCTATGTGGACGCCCCGCCGTACGCCACGGCCGGGGAGCCGCGTGAGGCGCGCTCGCAGGTGTGGTTCCGCACGGTCGGCAAGCTCGCGGACGACCCGCTGCTGCACGTCTGCATGGCCACGTACGTCTCCGACATGACGCTGCTGGACTCGGTGCTGCTCGCGCACGGCCGGGGCGGCTGGGCGACCGGTGACATCGTCGGGGCGAGTCTGGATCACGCGATGTGGTTCCACCGTCCGTTCCGCGCGGACGAGTGGCTGCTGTACGACCAGACGTCGCCGTCCGCCTCCGGCGGCCGGGGGCTCGGCCAGGCCCGGATCTACACGCAGGACGGGCGGCTGGCGATCTCGGTTATTCAGGAGGGCGTCATGCGCGTGCCCAGGGGGCGCGACTGA
- a CDS encoding acyl-CoA dehydrogenase family protein, whose protein sequence is MRRTVFNEDHEAFRETLRAFIEAEVVPVYDEWYAEGLVPREFYYKLGELGIFGIEVPEEYGGAGEESFKFQAIVSEECARAGVSFGGSGVHVALCLPYVKAYATEEQKKRWLPGFVTGESMYAIAMTEPGTGSDLAGMKTTAKLSADGSHYVLNGAKTFITGGVHADRVIVCARTAPPSPEDRRHGISLFVVDTKSEGYAVGRKLDKLGLKSSDTAELSFSDIKVPVDDLLGEENKGFSYLGQNLPQERLGIAVGAYAQASAAIRFAQNYVQDRTVFGKTVASFQNTKFELAACKAEVDAAEAVCDRALEAHDAGELTAAEAASAKLFCTEVAHRVIDKCLQLHGGYGYMNEYPIARLYADNRVNRIYGGTSEVMKMIIAKSMGL, encoded by the coding sequence GTGCGCCGTACGGTGTTCAACGAGGACCACGAGGCGTTCCGGGAGACCCTCCGCGCCTTCATCGAGGCCGAGGTCGTGCCCGTCTACGACGAGTGGTACGCCGAGGGGCTGGTCCCCCGCGAGTTCTACTACAAGCTCGGTGAGCTGGGCATCTTCGGGATCGAGGTGCCGGAGGAGTACGGCGGCGCGGGTGAGGAGTCGTTCAAGTTCCAGGCGATCGTCTCCGAGGAGTGCGCCCGCGCGGGTGTCTCCTTCGGAGGTTCCGGTGTACATGTCGCGCTCTGTCTGCCCTATGTGAAGGCGTACGCCACCGAGGAGCAGAAGAAGCGGTGGCTGCCCGGCTTCGTGACCGGCGAGAGCATGTACGCCATCGCCATGACCGAGCCCGGCACCGGCTCCGACCTCGCGGGCATGAAGACCACGGCCAAGCTCTCCGCCGACGGCTCGCACTACGTCCTCAACGGCGCGAAGACCTTCATCACCGGCGGCGTGCACGCCGACCGTGTCATCGTCTGCGCCCGCACCGCCCCGCCGAGCCCGGAGGACCGCAGGCACGGCATCTCGCTGTTCGTCGTGGACACCAAGTCCGAGGGGTACGCGGTCGGGCGCAAGCTCGACAAGCTGGGCCTGAAGTCCTCGGACACCGCCGAACTGTCCTTCAGCGACATCAAGGTGCCCGTCGACGATCTCCTCGGTGAGGAGAACAAGGGCTTCTCCTACCTCGGCCAGAATCTGCCGCAGGAGCGCCTGGGCATCGCCGTCGGCGCGTACGCGCAGGCGTCGGCCGCGATCCGGTTCGCCCAGAACTACGTCCAGGACCGGACGGTGTTCGGCAAGACCGTCGCCTCCTTCCAGAACACCAAGTTCGAACTGGCCGCCTGCAAGGCCGAGGTCGACGCCGCCGAGGCCGTCTGCGACCGCGCCCTCGAAGCCCACGACGCGGGCGAACTGACCGCCGCCGAGGCCGCGTCGGCGAAGCTCTTCTGTACGGAGGTCGCGCACCGCGTGATCGACAAGTGCCTCCAGCTGCACGGCGGCTACGGCTACATGAACGAGTACCCGATCGCCCGCCTCTACGCGGACAACCGCGTCAACCGCATCTACGGCGGCACCAGCGAGGTCATGAAGATGATCATCGCCAAGTCCATGGGTCTGTAG
- a CDS encoding PucR family transcriptional regulator has protein sequence MPEPSAPPPTPPVSLAALLADGSLGLRLIAGLPDAPAERVAVHWVHTSEMADPYPYLLGGELLLTAGVQLTDAHADTYVGRVVEAGAAALGFGVAPVYDTVPGSLVEACDRHGLPLLEIPRRTPFTTVARGVWRLMAEARHRELRRVTEAQQGLAAAAARPDPVPAVLRQLAVRLGGRAVLFAPDGAELHATGRDPAPGSRTALARLARVVNPPGAASPPTSATDTLGGARLAAYALGGGQGLVLGVAAGSREAGDHTVTGVAVVLLSLLTAPHQGAAEAGRSAALVRLLLGATPSEAAPLLGPGPWTVVHAHGGDTPFAGSALAAALGSALAETDGATVRVLTDRPVTAQPGWTLGASAAVGPAALAEADTQAERALRHAEATRADLVHHREPGPDALTALVPPEEAAAHARARLAPIAGSPALTETLRTWLSLHGSWDRTAVALTVHRNTVRHRIARCAALLNADLDEADVRMDLWFALRRL, from the coding sequence ATGCCGGAACCCTCTGCTCCGCCTCCCACTCCGCCCGTTTCGCTGGCCGCGCTGCTCGCGGACGGCTCGCTCGGCCTGCGGCTGATCGCGGGGCTGCCGGACGCACCGGCGGAGCGGGTGGCCGTCCACTGGGTGCACACCTCGGAGATGGCCGACCCGTACCCGTATCTGCTCGGGGGTGAGCTGCTGCTGACGGCGGGCGTGCAGCTCACGGACGCGCACGCGGACACTTATGTAGGAAGGGTGGTCGAGGCGGGCGCGGCGGCGCTCGGCTTCGGGGTCGCGCCGGTGTACGACACGGTTCCAGGCAGCCTGGTCGAGGCGTGCGACCGGCACGGGCTGCCGCTGCTGGAGATCCCCCGACGCACCCCGTTCACCACCGTGGCGCGAGGGGTGTGGCGGCTGATGGCCGAGGCCCGCCACCGGGAGCTGCGCCGTGTCACCGAGGCCCAGCAGGGCCTGGCTGCCGCCGCCGCCCGGCCCGATCCGGTCCCGGCGGTGCTGCGCCAGCTCGCGGTGCGGCTCGGCGGGCGGGCGGTGCTGTTCGCCCCGGACGGCGCGGAGTTGCACGCCACGGGCCGGGACCCGGCACCGGGATCGCGTACGGCCCTGGCCCGGCTGGCCCGCGTGGTGAACCCGCCGGGCGCCGCCTCCCCGCCGACGTCCGCCACCGACACGCTCGGCGGCGCGCGCCTGGCCGCGTACGCGCTGGGCGGCGGCCAGGGCCTTGTCCTCGGCGTCGCCGCCGGGAGCCGGGAGGCCGGGGACCACACCGTCACGGGCGTCGCCGTCGTCCTGCTGTCGCTGCTCACGGCGCCGCACCAGGGCGCGGCGGAGGCCGGGCGCTCGGCGGCGCTAGTACGGCTGCTGCTGGGCGCCACGCCCAGCGAGGCGGCGCCGCTGCTCGGCCCCGGGCCCTGGACCGTCGTGCACGCGCACGGCGGTGACACGCCCTTCGCGGGGTCCGCGCTGGCGGCGGCGCTCGGCAGCGCGCTGGCGGAGACGGACGGCGCGACGGTCCGCGTGCTCACCGACCGGCCGGTCACCGCCCAGCCGGGCTGGACGCTCGGGGCGAGCGCCGCCGTCGGCCCCGCCGCCCTGGCGGAGGCCGACACCCAGGCGGAGCGCGCGCTGCGCCACGCGGAGGCCACGCGCGCCGACCTCGTACACCACCGCGAGCCGGGCCCCGACGCCCTCACCGCGCTCGTCCCTCCCGAAGAGGCCGCGGCCCACGCCCGCGCCCGCCTGGCCCCGATCGCCGGCTCACCCGCACTGACCGAGACGCTGCGCACCTGGCTGTCACTGCACGGCAGTTGGGACCGCACGGCGGTGGCCCTGACCGTCCACCGCAACACGGTGCGCCACCGCATCGCCCGCTGCGCGGCACTGCTGAACGCGGACCTGGACGAGGCGGACGTCCGGATGGACCTCTGGTTCGCACTGCGGCGGCTGTGA
- a CDS encoding sodium:solute symporter — MAVDYAVIVVYLAGMLAMGWWGMRRAKSKAEFLVAGRRLGPWMYSGTMAAIVLGGASTIGGVGLGYQYGLSGAWMVFTIGLGLLALSVFFSARIARLKVYTVSEMLDLRYGGRAGIISGLVMWGYTLMLAVTSTIAYATIFDVLFDMHRTVAIILGGAIVVAYSTLGGMWSITLTDMVQFVVKTIGVLLLLLPIAVVKAGGFSEMKAQLPTEYFDPLGIGGETIFTYVLIYTFGMLIGQDIWQRVFTARGDSTARWGGTVAGTYCLVYAIAGAVIGTAAKVLYPKLPSADDAFATIVKDELPPGVRGLVLAAALAAVMSTSSGALIACATVANNDIWARLRELFGQREGRPDVAGERDEVRDNRAFILVMGIAVICIAIALNDVVGALTVAYNLLVGGLLVPILGGLLWKRGTVQGALAAMVVGGLTVISLMAAYGILANEPIYYGLLASLAVYLVVSLLTKPTDPAVLAAWRRRLAGEGPDGADGADAGADGPREPSVPATSTG; from the coding sequence ATGGCTGTGGACTACGCGGTGATCGTCGTCTATCTCGCCGGCATGCTCGCCATGGGCTGGTGGGGCATGCGCCGCGCCAAGTCCAAAGCTGAGTTCCTCGTGGCGGGCCGCCGGCTCGGCCCCTGGATGTACTCCGGCACGATGGCCGCCATCGTCCTCGGCGGCGCCTCCACCATCGGCGGCGTCGGCCTCGGCTACCAGTACGGGCTCTCCGGCGCCTGGATGGTCTTCACCATCGGCCTCGGACTGCTGGCCCTGTCGGTGTTCTTCTCCGCCCGCATCGCCCGCCTGAAGGTCTACACCGTCTCCGAGATGCTCGACCTTCGGTACGGAGGACGCGCCGGCATCATCTCCGGACTGGTGATGTGGGGCTACACCCTCATGCTCGCGGTCACCTCGACCATCGCGTACGCCACCATCTTCGACGTCCTGTTCGACATGCACCGCACCGTCGCCATCATCCTGGGCGGCGCGATCGTCGTCGCGTACTCGACCCTCGGCGGCATGTGGTCGATCACGCTCACCGACATGGTGCAGTTCGTCGTCAAGACGATCGGCGTACTGCTGCTCCTGCTGCCCATCGCCGTCGTCAAGGCGGGCGGCTTCAGCGAGATGAAGGCGCAGCTTCCCACGGAGTACTTCGACCCCCTGGGCATCGGCGGCGAGACGATCTTCACGTACGTGCTGATCTACACCTTCGGCATGCTGATCGGACAGGACATCTGGCAGCGGGTGTTCACCGCGCGCGGCGACTCCACCGCCCGCTGGGGCGGCACCGTCGCCGGTACCTACTGTCTCGTCTACGCGATAGCCGGAGCCGTCATCGGCACCGCGGCCAAGGTCCTCTACCCGAAGCTGCCGAGCGCCGACGACGCGTTCGCCACCATCGTCAAGGACGAACTCCCGCCTGGCGTACGGGGGCTGGTGCTGGCCGCCGCCCTCGCCGCCGTCATGTCGACCTCCTCCGGCGCGCTCATCGCCTGCGCCACCGTCGCCAACAACGACATCTGGGCGAGGCTGCGGGAGCTGTTCGGGCAGCGGGAGGGCCGGCCCGACGTGGCGGGGGAGCGGGACGAGGTACGGGACAACCGCGCCTTCATCCTGGTCATGGGCATCGCCGTCATCTGTATCGCCATTGCGCTCAACGACGTCGTCGGGGCGCTGACCGTCGCGTACAACCTGCTCGTCGGCGGCCTGCTCGTGCCCATCCTCGGCGGCCTCCTGTGGAAGCGCGGCACCGTGCAGGGCGCGCTCGCCGCGATGGTCGTGGGCGGGCTGACCGTCATCTCCCTGATGGCGGCGTACGGCATCCTGGCCAACGAACCCATCTACTACGGGCTCCTCGCCTCGCTCGCTGTGTACCTCGTCGTCAGCCTTCTGACGAAGCCGACCGACCCGGCCGTGCTGGCCGCGTGGCGCCGCCGCCTCGCCGGCGAGGGACCCGACGGCGCGGACGGCGCCGACGCCGGAGCGGACGGGCCCCGCGAACCGTCCGTCCCCGCCACGAGCACGGGCTGA
- the speB gene encoding agmatinase, translating into MSSATGPDTPGAPAAESREDGPRGPVDSSRVPRFAGPATFARLPRLDEVGTTDVADIVVVGVPFDSGVSYRPGARFGGNAIREASRLLRPYNPAQEASPFALAQVADAGDIAANPFNINEAVDTIEAAADGLLSTGARLMTLGGDHTIALPLLRSVAKRHGPVALLHFDAHLDTWDTYFGAEYTHGTPFRRAVEEGILDTEALSHVGTRGPLYGKKDLDDDHRMGFGIVTSADVMRRGVDEVAEQLRQRIGDRPLYISIDIDVLDPAHAPGTGTPEAGGLTSRELLEILRGLASCHLVSADVVEVAPAYDHAEITSVAASHTAYELTTIMSRQIAEDRAK; encoded by the coding sequence ATGAGCAGCGCAACAGGACCCGACACCCCCGGCGCCCCGGCGGCCGAGAGCCGGGAAGACGGCCCGCGCGGGCCCGTCGACTCCTCCCGCGTGCCCCGGTTCGCGGGGCCCGCCACCTTCGCCCGCCTGCCCAGGCTGGACGAGGTCGGGACCACCGATGTCGCCGACATCGTCGTTGTTGGAGTGCCGTTCGACAGCGGCGTCTCCTACCGGCCCGGCGCCCGCTTCGGCGGCAACGCGATCCGCGAGGCCTCCCGCCTGCTGCGCCCGTACAACCCCGCCCAGGAGGCGTCGCCGTTCGCGCTCGCGCAGGTCGCCGACGCCGGTGACATCGCCGCCAACCCGTTCAACATCAACGAGGCGGTCGACACGATCGAGGCGGCGGCCGACGGCCTGCTCTCCACCGGAGCGCGCCTGATGACCCTCGGCGGCGACCACACGATCGCGCTGCCCCTGCTGCGCTCGGTCGCCAAGAGGCACGGCCCGGTCGCGCTGCTCCACTTCGACGCGCACCTGGACACCTGGGACACGTACTTCGGCGCCGAGTACACCCACGGCACCCCGTTCCGCCGCGCCGTCGAGGAAGGCATCCTCGACACGGAGGCGCTGTCGCACGTCGGCACCCGCGGCCCGCTCTACGGAAAGAAGGACCTGGACGACGACCACCGCATGGGCTTCGGCATCGTCACCTCCGCCGACGTCATGCGGCGCGGCGTCGACGAGGTCGCCGAGCAGCTCCGGCAGCGCATCGGGGACCGCCCGCTGTACATCTCGATCGACATCGACGTGCTCGACCCGGCCCACGCGCCCGGCACCGGCACGCCCGAGGCCGGCGGGCTCACCTCGCGCGAACTCCTCGAAATCCTCCGGGGCCTGGCCTCCTGCCACCTCGTCTCGGCCGACGTGGTCGAGGTCGCCCCGGCGTACGACCACGCGGAGATCACGTCCGTCGCCGCCTCCCACACGGCGTACGAGCTGACCACGATCATGTCCCGCCAGATCGCGGAGGACCGCGCCAAGTGA